One Setaria viridis chromosome 5, Setaria_viridis_v4.0, whole genome shotgun sequence genomic region harbors:
- the LOC117856728 gene encoding sister chromatid cohesion 1 protein 4, with protein sequence MFYSQFILAKKGPLGTIWIAAHLERKLRKNQVADTDIGVSVDSIIFPDVPIALRLSSHLMLGVVRIYSRKVNYLFHDCSEALLKIKQAFRSTAVDLPPEESTAPYHSITLPETFHLDDFELPEAAFQGDTDHHVSTKEQITLQDNPEKTGYSTSQFGLDERFGDGSSSHIGLDLEEELMLNKDHSIHLESDDGIIIQGRPSVPSTDMDIDDNQSKDETAERCNNMDDGPSSQGKLSPLNADDLGGNSIPNWTGYNAQTPDLNDMLLHNEGIAGPSASYYQPSPFPCDEPASPEFISAQAPATPGLIGETVPSRVHESPVLSPQRKASPSSNDETVKASTPAAPGSDSLHSATANATDVVGAEATELGLAKPVQVESSAVVQDDVVLMQQGTSEDLPSHAQTSNLEAAGDKLICPDDIAASGETVTVNATIEDLPLAVNGSELCVDGSTEPSVMENPAQIDGLLVDAQDFQHEVQAVQQEVASNDRPNELTSEFAEPEKMLSAPDAEFNDANDLGQITAEKGTTESDGSNKIGSLTSRKRHLEDSLPALESETTERLSSRPRGKRTADFVPDDDDLLASILVGRRTSGLALGSTPLPPRASSLKRPRLGSKAGTLKRKVQIDDAMVLHADTIRQQLINTEDIRRIRKKAPCTRSEIWIIEKGSLEDDIFHEPIFSCLSEELNNLHNRTYGTIVHPTVQNMELQGQLDMSETAAEDGNIVGTSGAATTGDPLHMPDIFHSDAVLPNANDADGATAAFGLQIPPDNQVNGVSNDFVADTVFQGVAEPLIDNEKEVAVADREHAQVDTLDNDRLQDVPSDLQRSTDANGSRPDVALDSSSGQTYAQAADDMTQEFNHFVHSDANVFENNEVPTSEITGVEYNQEASGFLQPTEDENAVSAMGDNSGFQENNMDSLMDLDMVNDFGLKDCNDFGSAIHGVDTDFLNYDDDGDFDDANNDEPNPDEFQSLDNSGWSSRTRGVARYLKTLFDEESGLGRKSVAIDHLVRGKTRKEASRMFFETLVLTTKDYISVDQPNPFDFVSIKPGPKLLKSEF encoded by the exons ATGTTCTACTCGCAGTTCATCTTGGCCAAGAAGGGCCCCCTCGGGACAATATGGATTGCCGCGCACTTGGAGCGGAAGCTGCGAAAGAATCAGGTCGCGGACACGGACATTGGCGTCTCCGTAG ATTCAATCATATTCCCTGATGTTCCAATTGCACTTCGGTTATCAAGTCATCTTATGTTAGGCGTGGTTAGAATCTATTCTCGGAAGGTGAACTACCTATTCCACGACTGCAGTGAAGCTTTGCTGAAGATAAAACAAGCTTTCAGGTCCACTGCTGTTGATCTACCCCCTGAGGAGTCAACTGCTCCTTATCATTCTATAACACTGCCTGAGACATTTCATCTTGATGATTTTGAACTGCCAGAAGCTGCGTTTCAAGG TGACACTGATCATCATGTGAGCACAAAAGAACAGATCACTTTGCAAGACAACCCAGAGAAAACAGGGTATTCAACATCCCAGTTTGGCCTAGATG AAAGATTTGGTGATGGCAGTTCTTCACATATTGGCTTGGACTTGGAGGAG GAACTAATGCTGAACAAGGATCACTCAATTCATCTTGAGTCTGATGATGG CATTATCATTCAAGGTCGACCATCAGTTCCTTCTACCGATATGGACATTGATGATAACCAAAGTAAAGACGAAACAGCTGAAAGATGCAACAACATGGATGATGGGCCTTCTAGTCAAGGAAAGCTAAGTCCACTGAATGCAGATGATCTAGGAGGAAACAGTATTCCTAACTGGACTGGTTACAATGCACAGACACCAGATTTGAATGATATGCTATTGCATAATGAAGGTATTGCAGGACCATCAGCTTCATACTATCAACCCAGCCCCTTCCCTTGTGATGAACCTGCATCACCAGAGTTTATTAGTGCTCAGGCCCCAGCTACACCTGGTTTAATTGGAGAAACAGTTCCTTCCAGAGTCCATGAAAGTCCTGTTCTGAGTCCACAGAGAAAAGCTTCACCATCAAGCAATGATGAAACCGTGAAGGCCAGCACTCCCGCTGCTCCAGGCTCAGATTCTCTCCATTCAGCCACAGCAAATGCCACTGATGTTGTGGGTGCTGAGGCTACTGAACTTGGATTGGCAAAGCCTGTGCAAGTTGAGTCTTCTGCTGTTGTGCAGGATGATGTTGTATTGATGCAACAAGGCACAAGTGAGGATTTGCCATCCCATGCTCAAACATCAAACCTGGAAGCTGCTGGTGATAAGTTGATCTGTCCTGATGACATAGCTGCATCTGGTGAAACTGTAACTGTTAATGCAACCATTGAGGATCTACCTTTGGCTGTAAATGGTTCTGAGCTATGCGTTGATGGTTCTACTGAGCCATCTGTGATGGAGAACCCAGCACAAATTGACGGGCTATTGGTTGATGCACAAG ATTTTCAACATGAAGTCCAGGCAGTTCAACAAGAAGTGGCATCTAATGATAGACCAAATGAACTAACTTCAGAATTTGCTGAGCCTGAGAAAATGCTGTCAGCTCCAGATGCTGAATTCAATGATGCAAATGACTTGGGGCAGATAACTGCAGAAAAAGGAACAACTGAATCTGATGGAAGTAACAAAATAGGCAGTCTTACTAGCAGAAAAAGACACCTGGAAGATAGCTTACCAGCTCTAGAGAGTGAGACTACTGAAAGGTTGTCTAGTCGACCACGTGGTAAAAGAACTGCTGATTTTGttcctgatgatgatgatttacTGGCATCTATTTTAG TCGGTAGAAGGACCTCTGGATTGGCGCTTGGTTCAACACCACTACCCCCAAGGGCATCATCTCTGAAACGCCCGAGGTTGGGATCGAAGGCGGGTACACTCAAGAGAAAAGTGCAAATAGATGATGCCATGGTTCTACATGCTGA TACTATACGACAACAGTTGATCAATACTGAGGATATACGGCGCATTCGTAAAAAGGCTCCATGTACTCGTTCTGAAATATGGATTATTGAGAAAGGTTCACTGGAAGATGATATATTCCACGAGCCCATATTTTCCT GCCTATCTGAGGAGCTAAACAACTTACACAATCGGACATATGGGACTATTGTACACCCCACTGTTCAGAACATGGAACTACAAGGTCAGCTAGACATGTCTGAAACAGCTGCAGAAGATGGCAACATTGTTGGGACCTCTGGTGCTGCTACTACTGGTGACCCACTCCACATGCCAGATATATTTCATTCAGATGCTGTGCTGCCAAATGCAAATGATGCAGATGGTGCCACAGCTGCTTTTGGTTTGCAAATACCTCCTGACAACCAGGTTAACGGTGTATCTAATGATTTTGTTGCCGACACTGTGTTTCAAGGGGTAGCTGAACCTTTAATTGATAATGAGAAAGAAGTGGCAGTTGCTGACAGAGAGCATGCTCAAGTTGATACACTGGATAATGACCGTCTTCAAGATGTTCCATCTGATTTGCAGAGGAGTACTGATGCAAACGGTTCACGCCCAGATGTGGCTCTAGATAGCTCTTCTGGCCAAACTTATGCTCAAGCAGCGGATGACATGACACAGGAGTTTAATCATTTTGTTCATAGTGATGCTAATGTTTTTGAGAACAATGAGGTTCCTACTTCTGAGATTACTGGGGTAGAATATAATCAAGAGGCCTCTGGTTTTCTTCAACCAACAGAGGATGAAAATGCTGTGTCTGCTATGGGAGATAATTCTGGCTTCCAAGAAAACAACATGGATTCTCTTATGGATCTGGATATGGTGAATGACTTTGGACTAAAGGACTGCAAT GATTTTGGAAGCGCAATTCATGGTGTTGATACAG ATTTTCTGAACTATGATGATGATGGGGACTTTGATGACGCAAATAATGACGAGCCAAATCCTGATGAATTCCAGTCTCTTGACAACAGTGGCTGGTCTTCTCGCACCAG GGGTGTTGCAAGATATCTCAAGACTTTATTCGATGAAGAATCTGGTCTTGGGAGAAAGAGTGTCGCCATCGACCATCTTGTACGTGGAAAGACTCGGAAGGAAGCATCAAGAATGTTCTTTGAGACCTTG GTCCTGACGACGAAGGACTACATCAGCGTGGATCAACCAAACCCCTTCGATTTTGTGAGCATAAAGCCAGGACCAAAGCTCCTGAAGTCAGAATTCTAG
- the LOC117855886 gene encoding formin-like protein 1 has translation MPSPRQFLQLLLPILLATCCVDGANGPDALATARRQLHQPFFPDQPAQPAAPPPFFPTLPVPPPPQMPAGQDQPTYPALVLPNTGSSGAAPPAAGSHGSKKASKLVPAILLPLLTVAVLGLSIAFFFSHRRSNAARGGGGGCVGGGEPKFLHPERTSLFARDEFGGSGGGGGAAPAAATSAEFLYVGTLASRADEKSSDTTSSGDEESRSSGGSPELRPLPPLARQCAPAPSRSPGGASPSSGDEEFYSPRGSSTKTSSSRRTLATAVQAALEARDRSRTPSPGSAVSTPSYPSSPGATLSPAPASPPAFSSPGESGRRSVKSRSESARVVVLPPVPPTPPPPPPFAPTLPPPPPPRRKPPSPSPPCSPLNDKSALRSSTDAISRNPFVHPAHPPTSTYPPAPPAAAGPPPPPPPPPPPVGYWESRVRKPDTSKETRSPALSPPPQSATFRIVPAPTDAFPSRLPESSDQGDKSEDTTPRPKLKPLHWDKVRASSDRVMVWDQLKSSSFQVNEEMIETLFICNPANAAAKEATRRPVLPTPKAENKVLDPKKAQNIAILLRALNVTKEEVCDALCEGNTDSFGAELLETLLKMAPTKEEEIKLREFKEENSPIKLNHAEKFLKAVLDVPFAFKRVDAMLYIANFDSEVNYLKNSFETLETACDELRSSRLFLKLLEAVLKTGNRMNVGTNRGDAHAFKLDTLLKLVDVKGTDGHTTLLHFVVQEIIRTEGARLSASTQTTPRTQANPLREEHECKKLGLQVVAGLANELSNVKKAAAMDSDVLSSYVTKLAGGIEKITEVLRLNEEVKSRDDAWQFHDRMQKFLKKADDEIIRVQAQESVALSLVKEITEYFHGDSAKEEAHPFRIFMVVRDFLSVLDQVCKEVGRINDRTIASSVRHFPVPVNPMMPQLFPRIHALRAGFSDDESSAASVSSP, from the exons ATGCCATCTCCCCGGCAATTCTTGCAGCTGCTGCTACCCATCTTGCTCGCCACTTGCTGCGTCGATGGCGCCAACGGCCCCGACGCCCTCGCCACCGCCAGGAGGCAGCTCCACCAGCCCTTCTTCCCGGATCAGCCCGCGcagccggccgcgccgccgcccttcttcCCGACGCTCCCGGTGCCGCCCCCGCCGCAGATGCCGGCGGGGCAGGACCAGCCGACGTACCCTGCCTTGGTGCTGCCCAACACCGGCTCCAGCGGCGCGgcgcctccggccgccggctCGCACGGGTCCAAGAAGGCGTCCAAGCTCGTACCGGCCATTCTGCTGCCGCTGCTCACGGTGGCGGTGCTCGGGCTGTCcatcgccttcttcttctcgcACCGACGGAGCAAtgcggcgcgcgggggcggaggcgggtgtGTCGGTGGCGGGGAACCCAAGTTCTTGCACCCGGAGAGGACGAGCCTCTTCGCGCGCGACGAGttcggcggcagcggtggcggcggtggggctgcgccggcggcggccacgtcgGCTGAGTTCCTGTACGTTGGGACCTTGGCGAGCCGGGCGGACGAGAAGAGCAGCGACACGACGTCGTCCGGCGACGAGGAGTCCCGGAGCTCCGGCGGATCGCCCGAgctccgcccgctgccgccgctggcgcggcaatgcgcgccggcgccgtcgaggaGCCCCGGCGGGGCATCTCCGTCGTCCGGAGATGAAGAATTCTACTCGCCGCGAGGCTCGTCGACGAAGACCTCCAGCTCGCGCAGGACGCTGGCAACGGCAGTTCAGGCGGCCCTTGAAGCGCGCGACCGCTCGAGGACCCCGTCCCCTGGTTCGGCCGTGAGCACGCCGTCCTACCCGTCGTCGCCTGGTGCGACGCTgtccccggcgccggcctcgccgcctgCCTTCTCCAGCCCAGGCGAGTCCGGCCGGCGCTCCGTCAAGTCAAGATCGGAGAGCGcgcgcgtcgtcgtcctcccgcCGGTTCCTCcgactccgccgccacctcctcccttcGCACCGACActgccaccacctccacctcctcgccggaAACCACCGTCCCCGTCACCACCGTGCTCTCCCCTAAACGACAAATCGGCTCTCAGATCCAGCACCGACGCCATCTCAAGAAATCCATTCGTCCACCCAGCACACCCACCGACAAGCACATACCCGCCAGCTCCGCCTGCAGCTGCAggcccaccaccgcctcctcctcctccgccgccgccggtgggctACTGGGAGAGCCGTGTGCGGAAGCCCGACACGTCCAAAGAAACCCGCTCGCCGGCGCTGTCGCCGCCACCGCAATCTGCCACTTTCAGGATCGTCCCTGCACCCACCGACGCGTTCCCGAGCCGGCTGCCGGAGAGCTCGGACCAGGGCGACAAGTCCGAGGACACGACGCCGCGGCCAAAGCTGAAGCCGCTGCACTGGGACAAGGTCCGGGCAAGCTCCGACCGCGTCATGGTGTGGGATCAGCTCAAATCAAGCTCATTCCA GGTTAACGAGGAGATGATCGAGACGCTGTTCATCTGCAACCCAGCGAacgcggcggcgaaggaggcgacgaggcggccggTTCTGCCGACGCCCAAGGCCGAGAACAAGGTGCTAGATCCGAAGAAGGCTCAGAACATTGCCATCTTGCTGCGCGCGCTGAATGTGACCAAGGAGGAGGTCTGCGACGCGCTCTGCGAAG GTAACACGGACAGCTTCGGAGCAGAATTACTGGAGACCTTGCTCAAGATGGCTCCTACCAAGGAAGAGGAGATTAAACTGAGAGAATTCAAAGAGGAGAATTCCCCAATTAAACTTAATCATGCCGAGAAGTTCCTCAAGGCAGTCCTTGATGTGCCTTTTGCCTTCAAAAGAGTGGATGCAATGCTTTACATAGCCAACTTTGATTCAGAGGTCAATTACCTAAAGAATTCGTTTGAGACCCTCGAG ACTGCTTGCGATGAGCTTCGAAGCAGCAGACTCTTCCTTAAGCTACTTGAAGCAGTTCTGAAGACTGGCAACAGGATGAATGTTGGCACAAACCGTGGCGATGCACACGCGTTCAAGCTTGACACTCTACTCAAATTGGTTGATGTCAAAGGCACTGATGGACACACAACCCTTCTGCACTTTGTCGTTCAGGAGATCATCCGAACAGAGGGCGCCCGCCTCTCTGCCAGCACCCAAACAACTCCAAGAACCCAAGCAAATCCTCTACGAGAGGAGCACGAGTGCAAGAAGCTCGGCCTCCAGGTAGTGGCTGGCCTTGCAAACGAGCTCAGCAATGTCAAGAAGGCAGCCGCCATGGATTCCGACGTGCTTAGCAGCTACGTTACCAAACTTGCCGGAGGAATAGAAAAGATCACCGAGGTACTACGGTTGAACGAAGAGGTGAAGTCAAGGGACGATGCGTGGCAGTTCCATGACAGAATGCAGAAGTTCTTGAAGAAGGCAGACGACGAGATCATCAGGGTCCAGGCTCAGGAGAGCGTGGCGCTGTCGCTCGTGAAGGAGATCACCGAGTACTTCCATGGCGACTCCGCGAAAGAGGAGGCTCACCCTTTCAGAATCTTCATGGTCGTCAGGGACTTCCTCTCGGTTCTTGACCAGGTCTGCAAGGAAGTCGGCAGGATCAATGACCGCACCATCGCCAGCTCCGTGCGCCATTTCCCGGTGCCGGTTAACCCAATGATGCCGCAGTTGTTCCCACGGATTCATGCGTTGAGAGCCGGATTCTCCGACGATGAGAGTTCAGCGGCTTCAGTGTCATCGCCATGA